The following are encoded together in the Vigna angularis cultivar LongXiaoDou No.4 chromosome 9, ASM1680809v1, whole genome shotgun sequence genome:
- the LOC108319666 gene encoding DNA repair protein RAD51 homolog 3 isoform X1, producing the protein MEVGMLPISASKRGKLLAAGYTTLDAIARASASHLARDIEVSDSEALEILNLAAKTGVLDRPNGTQTTVVGGGQTAWDMLNDEKFSSYITTSCVDLDNILGGGIKCKDVTEIGGVPGIGKTQIGIQLAVNVQIPQGYGGLGGKAIYIDTEGSFMVERVLQIAEACIEDMAEYSNHFHKDLQACEVKMHPNNILENIFYFRVCSYTEQIALINYLDKFVMENKEVRVKIIIVDSVTFHFRQDFEDMALRTRLLSEMALKFMKLAKKFCLAVVMLNQVTTKFIEGSFQLTLALGDSWSHSCTNRIILFWNGNERHAFIDKSPSLKSASAPYSVTSRGIRNSTSSCKRIKMM; encoded by the exons ATGGAAGTGGGTATGCTTCCAATCTCAGCTTCTAAGAGAGGAAAACTCTTGGCTGCTGGTTACACCACTCTCGATGCCATTGCTCGTGCCTCCGCCTCCCACCTTGCTCGAG ATATTGAAGTTTCTGATAGTGAAGCCTTGGAAATTCTGAATCTTGCAGCCAAAACTGGTGTTTTGGATAGACCAAATGGGACTCAAACTACTGTTGTTGGTG GTGGTCAGACTGCCTGGGATATGCTCAATGATGAGAAGTTTTCTTCTTACATTACCACATCTTGTGTGGATCTAGATAACATCCTTGGCGGAGGAATTAAGTGTAAAGATGTCACTGAAATAG GTGGAGTTCCAGGTATTGGTAAAACACAAATTGG GATTCAACTTGCAGTAAACGTTCAGATTCCTCAAGGATACGGTGGCCTAGGTGGGAAGGCAATATACATTG ACACAGAAGGAAGCTTTATGGTTGAACGAGTTCTTCAAATTGCTGAAGCATGCATAGAAGACATGGCTGAATATAGCAACCACTTCCACAAAGATTTGCAAGCTTGTGAAGTTAAAATGCACCCTAATAACATCTTGgaaaatatattctattttcGTGTTTGTAGCTACACCGAGCAAATTGCCTTGATAAATTACTTAGACAAATTCGTCATGGAGAATAAAGAAGTAAGG GTAAAGATCATCATTGTTGACAGTGTTACTTTCCACTTCCGCCAAGACTTTGAAGATATGGCTCTCAGGACTCGATTACTCAGTGAAATGGCTTTGAAGTTCATGAAGCTTGCTAAAAAGTTCTGTTTAGCA GTTGTTATGCTGAATCAAGTGACAACCAAGTTCATTGAAGGTTCATTTCAATTGACCCTTGCACTAG GAGATAGCTGGTCACATTCATGCACAAATAggataatattattttggaatGGCAATGAACGACATGCATTTATTGACAAGTCCCCTTCTCTTAAATCAGCATCAGCTCCATATTCTGTGACCAGTCGGGGCATACGAAATTCTACTTCAAGCTGCAAAAGGATCAAGATGATGTGA
- the LOC108319666 gene encoding DNA repair protein RAD51 homolog 3 isoform X2 produces the protein MEVGMLPISASKRGKLLAAGYTTLDAIARASASHLARDIEVSDSEALEILNLAAKTGVLDRPNGTQTTVVGGGQTAWDMLNDEKFSSYITTSCVDLDNILGGGIKCKDVTEIGGVPGIGKTQIGIQLAVNVQIPQGYGGLGGKAIYIDTEGSFMVERVLQIAEACIEDMAEYSNHFHKDLQACEVKMHPNNILENIFYFRVCSYTEQIALINYLDKFVMENKEVKIIIVDSVTFHFRQDFEDMALRTRLLSEMALKFMKLAKKFCLAVVMLNQVTTKFIEGSFQLTLALGDSWSHSCTNRIILFWNGNERHAFIDKSPSLKSASAPYSVTSRGIRNSTSSCKRIKMM, from the exons ATGGAAGTGGGTATGCTTCCAATCTCAGCTTCTAAGAGAGGAAAACTCTTGGCTGCTGGTTACACCACTCTCGATGCCATTGCTCGTGCCTCCGCCTCCCACCTTGCTCGAG ATATTGAAGTTTCTGATAGTGAAGCCTTGGAAATTCTGAATCTTGCAGCCAAAACTGGTGTTTTGGATAGACCAAATGGGACTCAAACTACTGTTGTTGGTG GTGGTCAGACTGCCTGGGATATGCTCAATGATGAGAAGTTTTCTTCTTACATTACCACATCTTGTGTGGATCTAGATAACATCCTTGGCGGAGGAATTAAGTGTAAAGATGTCACTGAAATAG GTGGAGTTCCAGGTATTGGTAAAACACAAATTGG GATTCAACTTGCAGTAAACGTTCAGATTCCTCAAGGATACGGTGGCCTAGGTGGGAAGGCAATATACATTG ACACAGAAGGAAGCTTTATGGTTGAACGAGTTCTTCAAATTGCTGAAGCATGCATAGAAGACATGGCTGAATATAGCAACCACTTCCACAAAGATTTGCAAGCTTGTGAAGTTAAAATGCACCCTAATAACATCTTGgaaaatatattctattttcGTGTTTGTAGCTACACCGAGCAAATTGCCTTGATAAATTACTTAGACAAATTCGTCATGGAGAATAAAGAA GTAAAGATCATCATTGTTGACAGTGTTACTTTCCACTTCCGCCAAGACTTTGAAGATATGGCTCTCAGGACTCGATTACTCAGTGAAATGGCTTTGAAGTTCATGAAGCTTGCTAAAAAGTTCTGTTTAGCA GTTGTTATGCTGAATCAAGTGACAACCAAGTTCATTGAAGGTTCATTTCAATTGACCCTTGCACTAG GAGATAGCTGGTCACATTCATGCACAAATAggataatattattttggaatGGCAATGAACGACATGCATTTATTGACAAGTCCCCTTCTCTTAAATCAGCATCAGCTCCATATTCTGTGACCAGTCGGGGCATACGAAATTCTACTTCAAGCTGCAAAAGGATCAAGATGATGTGA
- the LOC108319666 gene encoding DNA repair protein RAD51 homolog 3 isoform X3 codes for MEVGMLPISASKRGKLLAAGYTTLDAIARASASHLARDIEVSDSEALEILNLAAKTGVLDRPNGTQTTVVGGGQTAWDMLNDEKFSSYITTSCVDLDNILGGGIKCKDVTEIGGVPGIGKTQIGIQLAVNVQIPQGYGGLGGKAIYIDTEGSFMVERVLQIAEACIEDMAEYSNHFHKDLQACEVKMHPNNILENIFYFRVCSYTEQIALINYLDKFVMENKEVRVKIIIVDSVTFHFRQDFEDMALRTRLLSEMALKFMKLAKKFCLAVVMLNQVTTKFIEGSFQLTLALASAPYSVTSRGIRNSTSSCKRIKMM; via the exons ATGGAAGTGGGTATGCTTCCAATCTCAGCTTCTAAGAGAGGAAAACTCTTGGCTGCTGGTTACACCACTCTCGATGCCATTGCTCGTGCCTCCGCCTCCCACCTTGCTCGAG ATATTGAAGTTTCTGATAGTGAAGCCTTGGAAATTCTGAATCTTGCAGCCAAAACTGGTGTTTTGGATAGACCAAATGGGACTCAAACTACTGTTGTTGGTG GTGGTCAGACTGCCTGGGATATGCTCAATGATGAGAAGTTTTCTTCTTACATTACCACATCTTGTGTGGATCTAGATAACATCCTTGGCGGAGGAATTAAGTGTAAAGATGTCACTGAAATAG GTGGAGTTCCAGGTATTGGTAAAACACAAATTGG GATTCAACTTGCAGTAAACGTTCAGATTCCTCAAGGATACGGTGGCCTAGGTGGGAAGGCAATATACATTG ACACAGAAGGAAGCTTTATGGTTGAACGAGTTCTTCAAATTGCTGAAGCATGCATAGAAGACATGGCTGAATATAGCAACCACTTCCACAAAGATTTGCAAGCTTGTGAAGTTAAAATGCACCCTAATAACATCTTGgaaaatatattctattttcGTGTTTGTAGCTACACCGAGCAAATTGCCTTGATAAATTACTTAGACAAATTCGTCATGGAGAATAAAGAAGTAAGG GTAAAGATCATCATTGTTGACAGTGTTACTTTCCACTTCCGCCAAGACTTTGAAGATATGGCTCTCAGGACTCGATTACTCAGTGAAATGGCTTTGAAGTTCATGAAGCTTGCTAAAAAGTTCTGTTTAGCA GTTGTTATGCTGAATCAAGTGACAACCAAGTTCATTGAAGGTTCATTTCAATTGACCCTTGCACTAG CATCAGCTCCATATTCTGTGACCAGTCGGGGCATACGAAATTCTACTTCAAGCTGCAAAAGGATCAAGATGATGTGA